The following coding sequences lie in one Moritella viscosa genomic window:
- a CDS encoding putative exported protein, cupin superfamily, translating into MKSLISGLCLTLLVVGNVTANETKPITVDVLAKSTTSWDGSVLPSYPKGKPEVTILKIDIAPGVQLPLHEHPVINAGYLVSGELTVVTQDDEILELKAGDTLVEVINKWHYGINKGDVPAEIVVFYAGIEGEPLTIKHK; encoded by the coding sequence ATGAAAAGCTTAATTAGTGGCTTATGTTTAACGCTTTTAGTCGTAGGGAATGTAACGGCAAATGAGACAAAACCTATTACCGTGGATGTATTAGCTAAGTCCACGACGAGCTGGGATGGCTCTGTACTTCCAAGTTATCCAAAGGGAAAGCCGGAAGTCACTATCTTAAAAATTGATATTGCACCAGGGGTTCAGCTGCCTTTGCATGAGCATCCAGTTATTAATGCAGGTTATTTAGTGAGTGGTGAATTAACTGTTGTAACACAAGACGATGAGATTTTGGAACTTAAAGCGGGGGACACTCTTGTTGAAGTTATTAACAAATGGCACTACGGAATAAATAAAGGTGATGTACCAGCTGAAATTGTTGTTTTTTATGCGGGTATTGAAGGGGAGCCTTTAACGATTAAGCATAAATAA
- a CDS encoding putative hydrolase: MNYKAAIFDMDGLLLDTERVCKGIFEEACTSLSIPFLEDVYLDIIGRNSQGIEKVIRAGYGSDLDYPVLHEAWRTRYNAVVKHQAIPVKDGVIELLTWLKNNNIPTAVATSTQQDVATIKLKLAGLEQFFDNLTTGCEVKNGKPDPEIYLLAAGRLNIKPEQCLAFEDSNNGVLSAVSANMQTFQIPDLVQPSAQILTLGHTVSASLLDVLDILKQSKQIFNQ, encoded by the coding sequence TTGAATTACAAAGCTGCTATTTTTGATATGGACGGACTACTTCTTGATACTGAGCGAGTTTGTAAAGGAATATTTGAAGAAGCCTGTACATCATTATCCATTCCATTTTTAGAAGATGTCTACCTCGATATCATCGGTCGTAATTCTCAAGGCATTGAAAAAGTGATCCGTGCAGGCTACGGCAGTGATTTAGATTATCCAGTACTACATGAAGCATGGCGGACACGTTACAACGCCGTCGTTAAGCACCAAGCCATTCCAGTTAAAGATGGTGTTATTGAGCTATTAACTTGGTTAAAAAACAATAATATTCCTACTGCTGTTGCGACGTCAACACAACAAGATGTTGCAACAATCAAATTAAAGCTTGCAGGCTTAGAACAGTTTTTTGATAATTTGACAACAGGATGTGAAGTTAAGAATGGCAAACCCGACCCAGAAATTTACTTGCTTGCAGCTGGTCGTTTAAATATTAAACCGGAGCAATGCTTAGCTTTTGAAGATTCGAATAACGGAGTATTATCTGCAGTAAGTGCCAATATGCAGACATTCCAGATCCCAGATCTAGTACAGCCCAGTGCTCAAATATTAACATTAGGCCACACTGTAAGCGCCTCTTTATTAGACGTTTTAGATATTCTAAAACAAAGTAAACAAATCTTTAATCAATAA
- a CDS encoding membrane protein — MANLEWILGVIMLSGFLFAAIARFNLHWYLQHKRILASVDREQAQVELKNITPEVISDNGLHQLFKYFIVGMIIFFVGSATLVDCGALKELVCLFLD, encoded by the coding sequence ATGGCTAATTTAGAGTGGATTCTGGGTGTAATCATGTTGTCGGGTTTTCTATTTGCTGCTATCGCACGATTCAATTTACACTGGTATTTACAACACAAAAGAATATTGGCGAGCGTAGATAGAGAACAAGCCCAAGTAGAATTAAAAAATATAACACCTGAAGTTATATCAGATAATGGCCTACACCAATTATTCAAATATTTTATTGTCGGCATGATTATTTTTTTTGTTGGTAGTGCTACTTTGGTCGATTGTGGTGCGTTAAAAGAGTTGGTCTGTTTATTTCTTGATTAG
- a CDS encoding iron-containing alcohol dehydrogenase has protein sequence MLNFTFQNPTRIHFGDDQIKAISKEIPIGAKVLVTYGGGSIKSNGVYDQVVAALSEHDWVEFSGIEPNPTYDQLIKAVDVINEHNVDYILAVGGGSVVDGSKFIAAAAVFEGDDAWDILSKYAPITKALPLGAVLTLPATGSESNGGAVITRDGSKLSFGSPFVRPTFAILDPAVSLSLSDRQISNGVVDAFVHIMEQYMTYSINAKVQDRFSEGLLLTLTEEGPKALKPETKDDLEIRGNIMWSATMALNGLIGAGVPHDWATHMIGHELTAAHGVDHARSLSIVLPAVMKVLREDKRSKLLQYAERVWNISVANEDEKIDQAIAKTEAFFKAMEVPTRLSDADITFGDIDNLIAKLEKHGMVALGERKNITLEVSRQILETAL, from the coding sequence ATGTTGAATTTCACGTTTCAAAACCCAACTCGTATTCATTTTGGTGATGACCAGATTAAAGCGATCAGCAAAGAAATCCCAATAGGCGCTAAAGTATTAGTTACTTACGGTGGTGGTTCAATTAAGTCAAATGGCGTATATGATCAAGTTGTAGCTGCATTGTCTGAACATGACTGGGTTGAGTTTTCAGGTATCGAACCAAACCCAACATATGACCAATTAATTAAAGCTGTCGATGTTATTAATGAGCACAATGTTGATTACATTCTTGCAGTTGGTGGTGGCTCTGTTGTTGATGGCAGTAAGTTTATTGCTGCAGCAGCTGTATTTGAAGGCGATGATGCTTGGGATATCCTAAGTAAATACGCACCAATAACTAAAGCATTACCATTGGGTGCTGTATTAACGTTACCTGCAACGGGTTCTGAATCTAATGGTGGTGCTGTTATTACACGTGATGGCAGCAAGTTATCATTTGGTAGCCCATTCGTTCGTCCAACGTTTGCGATTTTAGATCCAGCAGTGAGCTTGAGTTTATCTGATCGTCAAATCAGCAATGGTGTTGTAGATGCATTTGTTCATATTATGGAACAGTACATGACGTATAGTATCAACGCGAAAGTACAAGATCGTTTTTCTGAAGGTTTATTGCTGACGCTTACCGAAGAAGGACCAAAAGCATTAAAACCTGAGACTAAAGATGATTTAGAGATCCGCGGTAATATTATGTGGTCGGCAACGATGGCGTTAAATGGTCTTATTGGTGCTGGCGTACCACATGATTGGGCAACACACATGATTGGTCATGAGTTAACAGCCGCACACGGTGTTGATCATGCGCGTAGTTTATCAATAGTGTTACCTGCAGTTATGAAAGTACTACGTGAAGATAAGCGCAGTAAATTACTGCAATATGCTGAACGTGTCTGGAATATTTCAGTTGCTAATGAAGATGAAAAAATTGATCAAGCGATAGCAAAAACAGAAGCATTTTTTAAAGCAATGGAAGTTCCAACAAGGCTTTCGGATGCAGATATTACGTTTGGTGATATCGACAACTTAATTGCTAAATTAGAGAAACATGGCATGGTAGCACTGGGTGAACGCAAAAATATCACCTTGGAAGTAAGCCGTCAGATCTTAGAAACGGCATTGTAA
- a CDS encoding HTH-type transciptional regulator, LysR-family, whose protein sequence is MHVSFEQLKSMVVYAQIVEQGTLSAAARHLNLSRAVVSYHLKKLETQLGLKLLNRTTRNFTLTEAGQQYYQHCQEIAQQAEAANQQIENLKHEPEGLIKITCPVNVGLQIIVPALNMFKVQFPKIELDIMLTDDIVNIMQEGIDLAIRGAPLTDSGLQARKLISMKTCLCASPDYLNKYGRPKNPTELVEHSWVLYKLSSSTLTLTKGSRAYSVKPKGSISTNNAAARTAFVEGGHGIARIPFYDAAPKIETNKLELLLSDYELSNIDLYGVFPPGSAGSKKHRVLLAFLREHFNHLSKICDRDRTITF, encoded by the coding sequence ATGCATGTTTCTTTTGAGCAGTTAAAAAGTATGGTTGTATACGCACAAATTGTCGAACAAGGCACGCTCTCAGCGGCCGCTCGGCATTTAAACCTATCTCGCGCAGTAGTCAGTTACCATCTTAAAAAACTTGAAACTCAATTAGGACTCAAGCTGCTTAATCGAACAACTCGCAACTTTACACTCACTGAAGCAGGACAACAGTACTATCAACACTGTCAAGAAATAGCGCAACAAGCTGAAGCTGCAAATCAACAAATCGAGAATTTAAAGCACGAACCTGAAGGTTTGATAAAAATAACATGTCCGGTTAATGTCGGATTACAGATAATTGTCCCAGCTTTAAACATGTTCAAGGTCCAATTTCCGAAGATTGAATTGGACATCATGCTTACTGATGATATCGTTAACATTATGCAGGAAGGCATTGACTTGGCAATTAGAGGCGCACCGCTTACTGATTCAGGTTTACAAGCTCGTAAACTAATATCGATGAAAACCTGCCTATGTGCATCACCTGATTATTTAAACAAGTACGGTCGGCCAAAAAACCCTACCGAACTTGTCGAGCATAGCTGGGTGTTATACAAATTAAGTTCAAGTACGTTAACACTAACGAAAGGAAGTCGAGCTTACAGCGTAAAACCAAAAGGGAGTATTAGTACGAATAATGCAGCAGCAAGAACAGCGTTTGTAGAAGGCGGTCATGGCATTGCACGTATTCCTTTTTATGATGCAGCGCCAAAAATTGAAACCAATAAACTGGAGCTGTTATTATCTGATTATGAACTCTCGAACATTGATCTATATGGTGTTTTTCCGCCTGGAAGCGCGGGTTCGAAAAAGCATAGGGTGTTATTAGCGTTCTTAAGGGAACATTTTAATCATTTATCGAAAATATGTGACCGAGATCGAACTATTACTTTTTAG
- a CDS encoding putative serine kinase: MKVPQRIQPLVDDGLVDEVLRQLMSGKEATVYVVRCGQEIRCAKVYKDVENRSFKQAVQYREGRKVRNSRRARAMEKGSNFGRNEQEKIWQSAEVDALYRLDNAGVRVPEPYGCFDGVLLMELVTDADGFAAPRLADVALTPEQAVIDHGKMIHYARLMLCAGLIHGDLSEFNVLVDEHGPVIIDLPQAVDASANNNAKWMLERDVDNMRQYYGQYAPELLETKYAKEMWALYEAAELTVDVELTGLFIENTESADVAGILDEINAAREEELERLARIQFAEEEVE; encoded by the coding sequence GTGAAAGTGCCCCAAAGAATACAACCTCTTGTTGATGACGGGCTTGTTGACGAAGTATTGCGTCAGTTAATGAGTGGTAAAGAAGCAACTGTATACGTCGTGCGTTGTGGTCAGGAGATCCGTTGCGCGAAAGTTTACAAAGACGTAGAGAACCGCAGTTTTAAACAAGCGGTGCAATATCGAGAAGGTCGTAAAGTTCGTAATAGTCGACGTGCTCGTGCAATGGAAAAAGGCTCTAACTTTGGCCGTAACGAACAAGAAAAAATATGGCAAAGTGCCGAAGTTGATGCGTTATATCGCTTAGATAATGCAGGTGTTCGCGTTCCTGAACCTTATGGTTGCTTTGACGGTGTATTACTCATGGAGTTAGTCACCGATGCTGATGGCTTTGCTGCGCCGCGTTTAGCGGATGTTGCATTAACGCCAGAGCAGGCTGTGATTGATCATGGAAAAATGATCCACTACGCAAGATTAATGCTTTGCGCAGGTCTTATTCATGGGGATTTATCCGAATTTAATGTGCTTGTCGATGAACATGGTCCTGTTATTATTGATCTGCCACAAGCGGTTGATGCGTCAGCAAACAACAATGCGAAATGGATGTTAGAACGTGATGTTGATAATATGAGACAATATTACGGGCAATATGCACCAGAATTACTTGAGACAAAATATGCTAAAGAAATGTGGGCTTTATACGAAGCTGCAGAGCTCACTGTTGATGTTGAATTGACTGGTCTGTTTATTGAAAATACAGAATCTGCAGATGTAGCTGGTATTTTAGATGAAATTAATGCGGCAAGAGAAGAAGAATTGGAACGCTTAGCGCGTATTCAATTTGCGGAAGAAGAAGTCGAATAA